From Prionailurus viverrinus isolate Anna chromosome B2, UM_Priviv_1.0, whole genome shotgun sequence, the proteins below share one genomic window:
- the LOC125166443 gene encoding beta-defensin 110-like produces the protein MSFLIAARSNFESMYRFERCKKLKGICKTFCNDDEYDYRYCIKWRNQCCI, from the coding sequence ATGTCTTTCTTGATTGCAGCCAGAAGTAACTTTGAGTCAATGTATAGATTTGAAAGAtgcaaaaaattgaaaggaatatgtaaaacattttgtAATGATGATGAGTATGATTACAGATACTGCATTAAATGGAGAAATCAGTGCTGCATAtga
- the LOC125165946 gene encoding beta-defensin 110-like translates to MKIHLFFFILLFWVTILPARKKYPHYGSLDLRRECRKGNGRCKLECQENEIRIAYCMRPATHCCLQK, encoded by the exons ATGAAgattcatctctttttctttattctgctcTTTTGGGTCACGATTTTACCAG CCAGAAAGAAATATCCCCACTATGGTAGCTTGGATTTGAGGAGAGAGTGCAGAAAGGGTAATGGCCGATGTAAACTTGAGTGCcaggaaaatgaaattaggaTTGCTTACTGCATGCGACCTGCAACCCATTGCTGCTTGCAGAAGTAA